One window from the genome of Mucilaginibacter ginsenosidivorans encodes:
- a CDS encoding zinc ribbon domain-containing protein YjdM, protein MTELPPCPLCKSAFTYEMDGLLVCPECGHEWSPEEDDAGKNEFVVKDCNGNILQNGDAVVIIKNLPVKGSSQSIKAGTKVKNIRLVDSDHNIDCKIDGFGAMALKSEFVKKA, encoded by the coding sequence ATGACAGAGCTACCCCCCTGCCCATTGTGTAAATCGGCCTTCACCTATGAAATGGATGGCCTGCTTGTCTGCCCGGAGTGTGGTCACGAATGGAGCCCGGAAGAAGATGACGCCGGCAAGAATGAATTTGTTGTAAAAGATTGCAATGGTAATATTTTACAAAATGGCGATGCTGTGGTGATCATAAAAAATCTCCCGGTAAAAGGTTCATCCCAAAGCATAAAGGCCGGCACTAAGGTCAAAAATATTCGCCTGGTGGACAGCGACCATAACATTGACTGTAAGATAGATGGTTTCGGCGCCATGGCGCTCAAATCTGAGTTTGTGAAGAAAGCCTAA
- a CDS encoding SusD/RagB family nutrient-binding outer membrane lipoprotein, whose protein sequence is MKKIYLGVCLVSIIAIMTPACKKNFVAINTDPNAISSPTVPYLFSKAELDAFNANYYASQISNVAGFIQHFANYKLASGFGDKYLTNNEGGAALNVYYQNTVSEISDVIRASSDPADVNKLAEARIWRVYVMHRMTDQFGDLPYSQAAQGYVNNTFFPVYDAQSDIYSDMLNELDAAAQAFDAGKATFGTADLLYGGNISNWKKFAYSLMLRLGMRLTKVDPANAQKWVQKAIAGGVILNDADIAVMKYQSGSININRNPIAVELIGNDYSATAYGLNLIEGDKYSNTYINYLKNNNDPRLSVLAVVWNYQDPNNPVPDTTAANQKGMPNGLTSQPVNFESYSEPNPATILQYTAPLMVLTNAETNLLLAEATLRGWTTEGTAATYYSAGVTAAMHQWALYGSAGAISAVKIDAYLAAHPLAPGTFDQQMEQIHTQFWASLIYDEYESFSNWRRTGYPVLTPVNYQGNNSNGTIPRRMMYPLSEASINTANYNAAVSRQGPDLLTTHVWWDK, encoded by the coding sequence ATGAAAAAAATATATTTAGGCGTATGCCTGGTATCCATAATTGCCATTATGACGCCGGCATGCAAAAAGAATTTTGTGGCTATCAATACCGACCCCAACGCCATATCATCGCCTACGGTTCCTTACCTGTTCTCAAAGGCCGAACTGGACGCCTTTAACGCAAATTATTATGCTTCGCAGATATCAAACGTGGCGGGCTTTATCCAGCACTTTGCCAATTATAAACTCGCATCGGGTTTTGGCGATAAATACCTTACCAATAACGAGGGCGGCGCAGCATTAAATGTTTACTATCAAAACACAGTGAGCGAGATCAGCGATGTGATCAGGGCAAGTTCAGACCCTGCAGATGTAAACAAATTAGCCGAGGCACGGATATGGCGCGTTTATGTGATGCACCGGATGACCGACCAGTTCGGCGATCTGCCTTACTCCCAGGCTGCGCAGGGGTACGTTAACAATACGTTTTTCCCGGTTTATGATGCGCAGTCGGATATTTACAGTGACATGCTGAACGAACTGGATGCGGCTGCACAGGCCTTCGACGCCGGTAAAGCTACTTTCGGCACGGCGGACCTGCTATACGGGGGGAATATCAGCAACTGGAAAAAATTTGCCTATTCGCTGATGCTGCGCCTGGGCATGCGCCTGACGAAAGTGGACCCGGCAAACGCACAAAAATGGGTTCAGAAGGCGATAGCGGGCGGTGTGATACTGAACGATGCAGACATTGCGGTAATGAAATATCAGTCGGGTTCTATCAATATCAACCGCAACCCCATCGCTGTCGAATTGATCGGAAACGACTATTCGGCTACAGCCTATGGCCTTAACCTGATAGAAGGCGATAAATACAGCAATACCTATATTAATTACTTGAAAAACAATAACGATCCGCGTTTGAGTGTGCTGGCGGTTGTATGGAACTACCAGGACCCGAATAACCCGGTGCCCGACACTACTGCGGCGAACCAGAAAGGGATGCCCAACGGGCTAACTTCGCAGCCGGTCAATTTCGAGTCGTACTCCGAGCCTAATCCTGCTACCATACTGCAATATACCGCCCCCCTGATGGTGCTAACCAATGCGGAAACCAACCTGCTGCTTGCTGAAGCGACGCTGAGGGGCTGGACCACCGAGGGCACGGCCGCCACATATTATAGTGCCGGTGTAACAGCGGCCATGCACCAGTGGGCGCTTTATGGCAGTGCAGGTGCTATTTCGGCAGTAAAAATAGATGCTTACCTGGCAGCGCACCCGTTAGCGCCGGGTACATTCGATCAGCAAATGGAACAGATACATACCCAATTTTGGGCCTCGCTGATCTACGACGAATACGAGTCGTTCTCAAACTGGCGCCGGACCGGTTACCCTGTTCTGACGCCCGTTAACTACCAGGGAAATAACTCCAACGGCACCATACCACGCAGGATGATGTACCCGCTTTCGGAGGCATCCATCAACACTGCAAATTACAATGCAGCCGTGTCCCGGCAGGGTCCCGACCTGCTAACCACGCATGTATGGTGGGATAAATAA
- a CDS encoding SusC/RagA family TonB-linked outer membrane protein → MRLSVCCCSIMLITAQLLLAKTGNSQNIKDETITIEAKNEPLKKTLKKIEKLSGFQMAYPSEKIVLYQNITIPKETRTVEKTLKLILDNTDLDFKQFDKKIIIFEKSDVKNKSSDAIGPPNSRAEYTAGVLKGKVYFDDNSQPVPGASVILKNDPGVGTTTNNAGEFELNIPDKYNGKPVTVVVAYIGYNKEEVTAANLSSLLIIRLKPASSALSEVVVTALGIRKERKAVGFSVTEVKGEDLVQAREVNVANALEGKVAGVNVSSLASGPGGSSRVVIRGSGSIAGNNQPLYVVNGMPIDNVPSTPNTTNGSGTSLNVDNGDGISGINPDDIESISVLKGGTASALYGSRASNGVILITTKKGAAQKGVGVEYNSTFAAETPLVIPDWQYQYGEGKFGTVVTNQQDAISYGRLSFGAKLDGSSVIQFDGVSRPYIAQKNNIKNFYNTGKTFTNTVAFTGGSEALNFRFSVSDLNNKGIVPNNSLDKKISNLNVNAKLGKNLSIEAVAQYNVENNINRPGLGDALGNPNWGTYMIANSVDIRNLAPGYDANGNETLWNVSGYASNPYFVVNRFQEKDTKNRFIGYASVKYNLLDNLFIKGRVSDDYLSYDYTGITPTGTAYAPQGVMNVTKYSTSEINSELTLNYNTKFLKDFNVNVLAGGNKQQHTLDGVEVDGSNFNIPFFYSLSNVNAVVTLPKYTKTAVNSVFASADFDYKGIAYLSVTGRNDWFSTLSIEDDHIFYPSVSGSFILSEATRLPEWISYAKLRASWAQVGGGAPNPYGINLTYSQLAGSTIPLQQISRDVNGDLVVPNSKLKPYISQTFEVGTELKFFKNRLGLDLALYNRTTINDIVPANVDPLSGFSSAYLNIGKISNKGIELLLTGRPVKADHFTWDVTYTYSYNKNTVEKLAAGQNSFFLGTAVNSYVSIYAEVGKPYGQLQAYALKKDAQGRTVYAANGNEEQGAPVDLGTGVAPSAMSITNSFNYHRFNFSFLIDGKYGNKIYSGTNLYGDRFGLLKSTLPGRESGLALSGVDDGGQPFNYTVPVSDLANFYDNRKNISSFFVYDGSFIKLRQVIFGYNVPAKHIGSVKIQSLNVSFVARNLLILYKKAPNIDPESTFTAGNEQGLEMFGVPRTRSYGLNLMVKF, encoded by the coding sequence ATGAGATTAAGTGTTTGCTGTTGTTCCATTATGCTGATTACGGCCCAGCTGCTGCTGGCAAAGACGGGTAATTCGCAAAATATAAAGGACGAAACGATCACGATAGAAGCGAAAAATGAACCGCTGAAGAAAACCCTCAAAAAAATTGAAAAACTTTCAGGTTTCCAGATGGCCTATCCTTCTGAAAAAATTGTTCTATATCAAAACATCACAATACCAAAAGAAACCCGTACCGTCGAAAAAACCTTGAAGTTAATTCTCGACAATACTGATCTCGATTTCAAGCAGTTTGACAAAAAGATCATCATCTTTGAGAAAAGCGACGTCAAAAATAAATCGTCCGACGCCATTGGTCCGCCGAACAGCAGGGCAGAATATACGGCGGGGGTGCTGAAAGGCAAGGTTTATTTCGATGACAATTCGCAGCCTGTTCCGGGTGCGTCGGTGATCTTAAAAAACGACCCCGGCGTTGGGACCACTACAAATAATGCAGGAGAATTTGAATTAAACATCCCCGATAAATATAACGGCAAGCCGGTTACCGTTGTTGTGGCCTACATTGGGTACAACAAGGAGGAGGTAACGGCGGCTAACCTGAGTTCGCTGTTGATCATCAGGCTGAAACCGGCCTCGAGCGCATTGAGCGAGGTTGTGGTAACAGCGCTTGGTATCAGGAAGGAAAGAAAAGCCGTAGGTTTTTCTGTTACCGAAGTTAAGGGCGAGGATCTTGTGCAGGCCCGTGAGGTAAACGTTGCCAACGCGCTGGAAGGTAAAGTGGCCGGCGTTAATGTATCAAGCCTTGCAAGCGGGCCGGGTGGTTCGAGCAGGGTGGTGATACGGGGCAGCGGAAGTATTGCGGGTAACAACCAGCCGTTGTACGTAGTTAATGGTATGCCTATCGATAATGTACCATCCACGCCCAATACAACCAATGGCTCGGGAACCAGCCTGAACGTGGATAACGGCGACGGTATAAGCGGTATCAACCCGGACGATATTGAGTCTATCAGTGTTTTGAAGGGCGGCACGGCATCCGCATTGTATGGTTCACGCGCATCCAACGGTGTCATCCTGATAACTACCAAAAAAGGGGCCGCCCAAAAAGGGGTCGGGGTTGAATACAACTCCACTTTTGCAGCCGAAACGCCGCTGGTTATACCCGACTGGCAGTATCAGTACGGCGAAGGGAAGTTCGGTACCGTGGTTACCAACCAGCAGGACGCCATTTCATACGGACGTTTATCCTTCGGCGCAAAACTTGATGGTTCAAGCGTCATACAATTCGACGGCGTGTCGAGACCCTACATTGCACAGAAAAACAACATCAAAAACTTTTACAATACCGGAAAAACTTTTACTAATACAGTTGCATTTACGGGTGGTTCAGAGGCGCTCAATTTCAGGTTCTCGGTTTCCGATCTGAATAATAAAGGCATTGTGCCGAACAATTCGCTGGATAAGAAGATATCCAACCTGAATGTGAACGCCAAATTAGGCAAGAACCTGAGCATTGAAGCCGTAGCTCAGTACAATGTTGAAAATAATATCAACCGGCCCGGTTTGGGCGATGCATTGGGCAACCCCAACTGGGGTACTTATATGATAGCCAATTCGGTGGATATCCGTAACCTGGCGCCAGGCTACGATGCCAACGGCAATGAGACCTTATGGAATGTTTCGGGCTATGCATCAAACCCTTATTTTGTTGTTAACCGGTTCCAGGAAAAAGACACCAAGAACCGTTTTATCGGCTACGCCAGTGTTAAATATAATTTGCTGGACAACTTATTTATCAAGGGCCGTGTGAGCGACGATTATTTGTCGTACGATTATACAGGCATTACGCCAACCGGTACAGCTTATGCACCGCAGGGGGTAATGAACGTAACGAAGTACAGCACCTCTGAAATAAACTCAGAACTTACACTGAACTATAACACTAAATTCCTTAAGGATTTTAATGTGAATGTGCTGGCAGGCGGTAACAAGCAGCAGCATACACTTGATGGTGTGGAGGTTGACGGAAGTAACTTTAATATTCCCTTCTTTTATAGCCTGTCCAATGTAAACGCAGTGGTTACCCTGCCCAAATACACCAAAACTGCGGTCAACTCGGTTTTTGCATCCGCAGATTTTGACTATAAGGGTATCGCTTACCTGAGTGTGACCGGGAGAAATGATTGGTTCTCGACCCTGAGCATTGAGGACGATCATATCTTTTACCCGTCGGTGAGCGGAAGCTTCATCCTTTCAGAAGCCACCAGGCTGCCCGAATGGATCAGCTATGCCAAATTAAGAGCCTCGTGGGCCCAGGTAGGCGGCGGCGCACCGAACCCTTATGGTATTAACCTCACCTACAGCCAGCTGGCGGGCAGCACCATTCCGCTTCAGCAGATAAGCCGCGACGTAAACGGCGACCTGGTTGTGCCCAACAGCAAGTTAAAGCCTTATATCTCGCAAACCTTCGAGGTGGGCACAGAGCTGAAATTCTTTAAGAACCGTTTGGGGCTGGACCTCGCGCTGTATAACCGGACAACGATCAATGACATCGTTCCGGCTAACGTCGACCCATTATCCGGGTTTAGTTCGGCATACCTCAACATAGGTAAAATAAGCAACAAGGGTATTGAACTGTTGCTGACGGGCAGGCCCGTGAAGGCGGACCACTTTACCTGGGATGTAACTTACACCTACTCGTACAACAAGAACACGGTTGAGAAACTGGCCGCCGGCCAGAACAGTTTCTTCCTGGGTACAGCGGTCAATAGTTATGTTTCTATCTACGCCGAAGTTGGTAAGCCCTATGGACAGTTACAGGCTTATGCACTTAAAAAAGATGCGCAGGGTCGCACGGTATATGCGGCAAACGGCAACGAGGAACAGGGCGCCCCTGTGGACCTGGGCACTGGCGTAGCGCCTTCGGCAATGAGCATTACCAACAGCTTTAACTATCACAGGTTTAATTTCAGCTTTTTGATAGACGGGAAATACGGCAACAAAATATATTCGGGTACCAACCTTTACGGCGACCGCTTCGGTTTGTTGAAGAGTACCCTGCCTGGCAGGGAGAGCGGGTTGGCACTCAGCGGTGTGGACGACGGCGGACAGCCGTTCAACTACACCGTTCCGGTGAGCGACCTTGCCAATTTTTATGATAACCGCAAAAATATATCGAGCTTTTTTGTTTACGACGGCAGTTTCATCAAGTTAAGGCAGGTGATATTCGGTTATAACGTTCCGGCAAAGCATATCGGATCGGTAAAGATCCAGTCGCTGAACGTTTCGTTTGTTGCGCGAAACTTGTTGATCCTGTACAAAAAAGCGCCGAATATCGACCCGGAATCAACCTTTACGGCGGGTAACGAGCAAGGTTTGGAAATGTTTGGCGTTCCGCGTACCCGCAGTTACGGTTTAAACTTAATGGTGAAATTCTAA
- a CDS encoding FecR family protein: METKRLNYLLDRYYKGICTPDEDAELNAWYQSLDVNDRSFEDIIRSAGGEDELAKDMFVRFRGRIDKEAGIRRINPIRWITRVAAVLVGFGLLAGAYYLFNRVEPAPNRIAVAVPEKKNENQFITLADGSKVVLRHGSTLHYPAAFNRSKREVELIGEAYFDIHHDENKPFVIHTGTIKTTVLGTAFDIAAYPSQKKVVVTVTRGKVKVEDDHKILVILTPNEQVVCDNRTAVAQKTKVEASKSLTWAGSDMVFDGESFKSIATLLGKRYQVTIEFKNPALEQCPITASFTGTETLKEILEILCTARGTTYKFENAQKITIDGNGCN; the protein is encoded by the coding sequence ATGGAAACCAAACGACTGAATTATTTACTGGATCGTTATTATAAAGGGATATGCACACCTGATGAAGATGCCGAATTAAACGCCTGGTATCAATCACTCGATGTTAATGACCGGTCATTCGAAGATATTATCCGCTCGGCAGGAGGTGAAGATGAATTGGCGAAAGATATGTTCGTGCGGTTCAGGGGCCGTATCGATAAGGAAGCCGGTATTCGCCGCATCAACCCCATTAGGTGGATAACCCGCGTCGCTGCGGTATTGGTAGGGTTCGGTTTATTGGCCGGAGCATATTATTTATTCAACAGGGTAGAACCGGCGCCAAACCGGATAGCGGTTGCGGTACCCGAAAAGAAAAACGAAAACCAGTTTATTACACTTGCGGATGGAAGTAAAGTGGTATTGCGGCACGGCAGCACACTTCACTATCCCGCGGCCTTCAATAGGAGCAAGCGCGAGGTGGAGCTGATTGGCGAAGCGTATTTCGATATTCATCACGACGAAAATAAGCCGTTTGTAATTCATACAGGCACTATAAAGACCACGGTTTTAGGTACAGCCTTTGACATTGCGGCCTATCCTTCACAAAAGAAAGTAGTGGTTACTGTTACCAGGGGAAAGGTAAAAGTTGAAGACGACCATAAGATATTGGTAATACTTACGCCGAATGAACAGGTAGTTTGTGATAACCGGACCGCAGTGGCTCAGAAAACGAAAGTTGAGGCATCGAAGTCGTTAACGTGGGCGGGTAGCGATATGGTGTTCGACGGCGAGTCGTTCAAATCAATTGCAACTTTGCTAGGTAAACGCTACCAGGTAACCATCGAATTTAAGAACCCGGCGCTTGAACAATGCCCTATCACGGCATCATTTACCGGTACAGAAACCCTGAAAGAGATTCTCGAAATATTATGTACTGCCCGCGGCACTACCTATAAGTTTGAAAATGCACAAAAAATTACCATTGATGGCAATGGCTGTAATTAA
- a CDS encoding RNA polymerase sigma-70 factor, with amino-acid sequence MALWQQGTEYAFEILYKRHVVKLLSVASKKIDDTETAQEFVQDVFISLFERRDSFDPKTSLPAYLYVALKNRILNHYRHQSVQKRYEQYVVLQQPVVTETAISQLQGKELEMQINEEIKKLPLQCRTVFLLSRSEGLPHKEIAAHLDISVNTVEQHMRKALRILRTSMGNYLHLIALLFYFWDK; translated from the coding sequence ATTGCGCTTTGGCAGCAAGGCACCGAATATGCATTTGAAATTTTATATAAAAGGCATGTTGTAAAACTGCTGTCTGTTGCCTCAAAGAAAATTGACGACACTGAAACAGCGCAGGAATTTGTGCAGGATGTGTTTATTAGCCTGTTCGAGCGTCGAGATTCGTTCGACCCCAAAACTTCTTTACCGGCTTACTTATATGTGGCGCTAAAAAACCGCATTTTAAATCACTATCGTCACCAAAGCGTTCAAAAACGATATGAACAATACGTTGTGCTGCAACAGCCCGTCGTAACAGAAACCGCCATCTCGCAACTTCAGGGTAAAGAATTGGAAATGCAGATAAACGAAGAAATAAAAAAACTTCCGCTGCAATGCCGTACGGTATTTCTGCTGAGCCGCAGCGAGGGCCTGCCCCATAAAGAAATTGCCGCGCACCTTGATATTTCAGTGAATACCGTGGAGCAGCATATGCGTAAGGCATTACGGATATTAAGGACATCCATGGGTAATTACCTGCACCTTATAGCTCTCCTGTTCTATTTCTGGGATAAATAG
- a CDS encoding bile acid:sodium symporter family protein produces MRNTDIYKVIAGIAILCLLVASIRIGQDGIAHAGPFIIAFFVLLSVAFRGSKRLKGFSYTVVIFAAVTTALYYPQYFITVNGFKLSGLITPLLQLIMFGMGTSMGLSDFAGVIKMPRGVFVGVGSHFIIMPLLGFALAKLSGFPPEIAAGIILVGCSPNGMASNVMSYLAKANLALSITITAVSTMLAPIFTPLLMKLLGGAFIKIDVLSMMWDIVKIVIIPIGAGILFNKYLLKRALWLEKLMPLVSMFGIALIIVIITAAGRSSLLNIGFMLILLMLIHNLSGYTLGYWAGRLFRMPERDCRTMAIEVGMQNAGLASGLAKGLGKIATVGLAPAVFGPLMNITGSLLANYWHRKPLKEQV; encoded by the coding sequence TTGAGAAATACCGATATTTATAAAGTTATAGCCGGTATAGCTATACTTTGCCTGCTCGTAGCCTCTATCCGCATCGGGCAGGACGGAATTGCCCACGCCGGGCCTTTTATCATCGCTTTTTTTGTCCTGTTATCCGTCGCCTTTCGCGGGTCCAAACGGTTAAAAGGTTTTTCATATACGGTGGTTATTTTTGCTGCTGTAACCACTGCCTTATATTATCCGCAATATTTTATTACTGTAAACGGCTTTAAGCTTTCGGGCCTTATTACGCCGCTTTTACAACTTATTATGTTCGGCATGGGAACTTCCATGGGGCTGAGCGATTTTGCAGGCGTAATTAAAATGCCAAGGGGAGTGTTTGTAGGTGTTGGCAGTCATTTTATTATTATGCCGCTGCTTGGTTTTGCGCTGGCAAAATTAAGCGGTTTTCCACCCGAGATAGCGGCCGGTATAATACTGGTGGGCTGTTCGCCAAACGGTATGGCTTCCAATGTCATGTCGTACCTGGCTAAGGCAAACCTGGCTTTATCCATTACCATAACAGCGGTTTCTACTATGCTGGCCCCAATTTTTACCCCGTTGCTAATGAAACTTCTCGGCGGGGCATTTATCAAGATCGATGTATTAAGCATGATGTGGGACATTGTCAAAATCGTCATCATACCGATAGGCGCTGGCATCCTTTTTAATAAGTATCTGCTAAAACGGGCGTTATGGCTGGAAAAATTAATGCCGCTGGTATCCATGTTCGGCATCGCGCTGATCATTGTGATCATTACAGCCGCCGGTCGAAGCAGCTTATTGAACATTGGTTTTATGCTGATCCTGCTTATGCTGATCCACAATTTGTCGGGTTATACACTGGGCTACTGGGCCGGCCGCTTGTTCAGAATGCCCGAACGCGATTGCCGTACGATGGCTATAGAAGTAGGGATGCAAAACGCCGGACTTGCGTCGGGCTTGGCAAAAGGATTGGGAAAAATTGCCACAGTGGGCCTGGCGCCTGCCGTATTCGGCCCGCTTATGAACATCACAGGGTCGTTGCTGGCTAATTACTGGCATCGTAAACCACTTAAGGAACAAGTATAG
- a CDS encoding RraA family protein has protein sequence MRRHYKILLLSLLTSACCCQAARAQTISRDELIFYTSEWKGERFPDGRPKIPDALIERAKKIGIEEAWTVLRNEGYNNQFEGDWKMVNDTIPVVGRVVTAMYMPSRPDIEKNIKERGAKQGRKGNTNSWPIDVLTRGDVYVADGFGKIRGGTLIGDNLGNSIFSKSGNGVIFDGSARDLSGLKDIKGFNAFVRDFDPSYLEGMVLMGLNTPIRIGHAIVLPGDLVISEKEGVLFIPAHLAEKVIATAEFIAVRDDFSHAMLKSGRFSPGEIDSQWTGQLKDAFMKWLDENPKEPRITRAQLDAFTEKRTW, from the coding sequence ATGAGAAGACACTACAAAATTTTATTGTTATCGTTACTAACCAGCGCTTGCTGCTGCCAGGCTGCCAGGGCGCAAACCATTTCGAGGGATGAGCTCATCTTTTATACATCTGAATGGAAAGGTGAACGATTTCCTGATGGAAGGCCAAAGATCCCCGATGCTTTGATAGAACGCGCAAAAAAGATAGGGATAGAAGAAGCATGGACCGTATTGCGGAACGAGGGCTATAATAACCAGTTTGAAGGCGACTGGAAGATGGTTAACGATACCATACCTGTGGTTGGCCGGGTGGTTACGGCGATGTATATGCCGAGCAGGCCCGATATTGAAAAAAATATTAAAGAGAGAGGAGCAAAACAGGGGCGTAAAGGGAACACCAATTCGTGGCCGATAGATGTCTTGACCAGGGGCGACGTTTATGTGGCCGATGGTTTTGGGAAGATAAGGGGCGGAACGCTGATAGGCGATAACCTGGGCAATTCGATATTCAGTAAATCGGGTAACGGGGTTATTTTTGACGGCTCGGCCCGTGACCTGTCGGGTTTAAAGGATATCAAGGGTTTCAACGCATTCGTGCGCGATTTTGACCCGTCCTACCTTGAAGGAATGGTTTTGATGGGACTTAATACGCCTATACGCATAGGCCACGCTATTGTTTTGCCCGGCGACCTTGTGATATCGGAAAAGGAAGGCGTGCTTTTTATTCCGGCCCACCTGGCCGAAAAGGTTATTGCCACAGCAGAGTTTATAGCTGTACGCGATGATTTTAGTCATGCCATGCTGAAATCGGGCAGGTTCTCGCCCGGTGAAATTGATAGCCAATGGACCGGCCAGCTAAAGGACGCCTTTATGAAATGGCTCGATGAAAACCCTAAAGAACCAAGAATAACCAGGGCGCAATTAGATGCCTTTACCGAAAAACGTACCTGGTAA
- a CDS encoding amidohydrolase/deacetylase family metallohydrolase, whose translation MLKNFFLLMALLLALGPAGMAQSYDIVIKGGHVIDPKNDIDAVMDVAVDGGKIALVAKNIDPKQGGQVVDAKGMYVTPGLIDIHTHDFYGTQPDHQYEDGNLGIAPDGFTFRNGVTTVVDAGSSGWRTFPTFKSQTIDVSKTRVLAFLNIVGEGMRGGYEQNLNDMDPKMTALMARKYKDIVVGIKLAHYEGHDWAPTDRAVEAGALAGGIPVMIDFGGSNPPLSIEELFMKHLRPGDIFTHCFGQLGSREYIVDLQTNKVKPFVYEARKRGIIFDVGYGGISFAYSQALPATKEGFFPNSISTDIHVGSMNDAMKDMLTCMTKFLQLGMSLHDVIQASTSNPAKEIKHEELGNLSVGADADIAVLSIREGKFGLFDYTGYKVEASKKLECELTVRAGKILYDLNGIASPVYPSKKVALSKQATLKGETH comes from the coding sequence ATGCTGAAGAATTTTTTTCTGTTAATGGCTCTTTTGTTGGCCCTTGGTCCGGCGGGTATGGCGCAATCCTATGATATCGTGATCAAAGGCGGCCATGTCATCGATCCCAAAAATGATATTGACGCCGTGATGGATGTGGCGGTAGATGGCGGCAAAATCGCGCTTGTTGCAAAAAACATCGACCCCAAACAGGGGGGGCAGGTAGTTGATGCAAAGGGGATGTATGTAACCCCGGGATTGATAGACATCCATACGCACGATTTTTACGGTACACAGCCCGACCATCAGTACGAAGACGGAAACCTGGGGATAGCACCTGATGGATTTACTTTCAGGAACGGCGTTACTACGGTTGTAGATGCGGGCAGTTCGGGCTGGCGAACATTTCCAACGTTTAAATCGCAAACGATAGATGTTTCTAAAACCCGGGTGCTGGCATTTTTGAACATAGTGGGCGAGGGTATGCGCGGCGGATACGAGCAGAACCTGAACGATATGGATCCGAAAATGACCGCGCTGATGGCAAGGAAATATAAGGATATTGTTGTAGGCATTAAGCTGGCTCATTACGAAGGACACGATTGGGCACCTACCGACCGTGCCGTGGAAGCGGGCGCGCTTGCAGGCGGCATACCAGTGATGATCGACTTTGGTGGAAGTAACCCACCGCTGTCGATCGAAGAGTTATTTATGAAACACCTGCGCCCCGGCGATATTTTTACACACTGTTTCGGTCAGCTTGGCAGCAGGGAATACATTGTGGACCTGCAAACAAACAAGGTGAAGCCCTTTGTTTATGAGGCCAGGAAGCGCGGGATCATTTTTGACGTCGGCTACGGGGGCATCAGTTTCGCGTATTCGCAGGCATTGCCGGCAACTAAAGAGGGCTTTTTCCCCAACTCCATCAGCACCGATATCCACGTTGGCAGCATGAATGATGCCATGAAGGATATGCTAACCTGCATGACCAAATTTTTGCAACTGGGAATGTCGCTGCACGATGTGATACAAGCCAGCACATCAAACCCCGCGAAAGAAATAAAACATGAGGAACTGGGTAACCTGTCCGTGGGTGCCGATGCCGATATAGCCGTGCTGAGCATTCGCGAAGGTAAATTCGGCCTTTTTGATTACACAGGTTACAAAGTAGAAGCCAGTAAAAAGCTGGAATGCGAGCTTACCGTAAGGGCCGGAAAGATATTATATGACCTTAACGGTATCGCGTCGCCGGTTTATCCCTCTAAAAAGGTTGCTTTGAGCAAGCAGGCAACTTTAAAAGGAGAAACACACTAA